AATTAAACTGTTGTTCGGTTGTTTTCAGGGTTTTTTCAATAAAGGTGGTTTTTCCTGAACCTGGACTAGATAGAATATTTAAAACCAATAGATTTCTCTGGGTAAATTCTTGTCTATTTCCTTGGGCGAGAGTATGGTTTTTGTGTAAGACTGATTGTTGAATATCTACTAAACGATGATTATGCCTATGATGATGATGGTGTTCGTGTTCGTGTTCGTGTTTGAGGGTTTCTGTTGTATCGCAGCCACATTGTCCACACATAATTATGATATCTCCAATGATACTATTTCTATTTCTTTGCCCTGAATAATTTTGTTATTTAAAGAACCGCATTCACATTGATAAATTATATCAATTGGGGCAAATTTTCGGTTACATTCGGTACAATGACACAAGGTGGGAACTAATTCTATGTTTAATTGGGCGTCTGCTGCTATTGTTCCTTGGGTAGTTACGTCAAAAGCAAATTGTAAAGCTTCGGGAACTACCCCTGAAACGGCACCAATGCGCATATTTAAACGATGGATTTTGACAGCATTTTCTTTTTGAGCAGTTTCTAAAATAATTGTTAAGGTTTCCTCCATTAGGCTAATTTCGTGCATAAGCTGCCTTGACCTTTTTAGTTCTTTTTCTATTATATAAATTCTGCAAAACCAATGAGTCAATTACGCGACGCTTTTACTATTTTTTTGAGTTTACTAGTTGAGGCTTTCCCTTTTTTGTTACTAGGAGTTATACTCTCTAGTCTATTGTTATCATTTATTAATGAGGAACAATTGATTAAAATAATGCCACGTAATCCTATTTTAGGTTCTCTCGCTGGTAGTATCTTTGGTTTTGTCTTCCCTGTCTGTGAATGTGGTAATGTTCCTGTGGCGCGACGTTTTCTACTCCAGGGTTTACCTACTTCGGTAGCTATAGGTTTTCTTCTCGCTGCACCTACTCTTAATCCTATAGTTATTTGGTCAACCTGGATAGTATTTAGAGACCAACCCGAGATTATTTGGTTACGGTTACTTTTCTCTTGGTTAATCGCGACGATTATTGCTTGTGTATTCAGTGTCCAAAAAGATAGTCGCCCCATGTTGCATCATCTTTTGGCTAAACGGATGAAGATTAGAAGTAATTATACCCGTTCTTCTGTTAAGGGAAAACGTGCTAATTCTCCTTTACTGAAAGGGGGCAATTTTTTAGTAGGTGAGTCGGGAAAAGTAGAAAAGTTAGATCAGGGTTTGTTGCGTAAAAAAAGTACCCCTAATCTGATTTTTGGCTTTTTAGAAAACATTAATCAGGAATTAAGGGAACTTGGGGGTGTTTTAGTTATAGGAAGCGCGATCGCCGCGGCTATTCAAGTATTTGTACCTAGAGATTTTATTCTTAATTTAGGTCAAGATACTATTACTTCTATTCTAGCAATGATGCTGTTAGCTGCTGTAGTTTCTATTTGTTCTACAGTTGATTCTTTTTTTGCTCTTTCTTTCGCGGGAACTTTCACTAGTAGTTCTTTACTAGCTTTTTTGGTGTTTGGTCCAATGATTGACCTTAAAGCGGTTGGCTTAATGTTATCAGTTTTTAAACCAAGAGTTATCTTTTATCTGTTTGCTTTAGCAGGACAACTTACTTTTATCCTAACTTTAACCTATGGTTATTTTTTCTAGTTTTGTATAAATATAGTAGGTTGGGGAGTCTGGGCGATTTCTTTGTTACTGTTGTTGAATAGTCCTAAATCCACTAAAAAGAGTAAAACTATCACAAAAGTACTGGCAATCGCTAGGGATAATTGGTGTAGTTGCTTGTCCATGATTAGGTAAGGTGGAATTTTAACTCTACTTTAGTTGATCATACTCAAAATGTAAAGAGTTTTTGCAACTTTTTCTTTAAGTTGCGTATTTATACGGTAGATATTGTATTTTTACTGAGATTTGACATTTTTATAAATATTTGTTAAGTTGTTAGGGTAGAGTTACATGACTATGCTATGCCAAAGCGCAAGACCAAAACAACCAACATCTTATCTCTACTCTTTTTCAGCATAGGGGCAGTGCATATATATAGTAAAATACAGAAAAAATCTTTATCTAGCGAAAATACCGCTAGTTGGCAACTCAATAACTATTATCTAATTGGCTTGATGGCTGCTTTAGTAGCAGGATTAATGGAAGTCATGACTATGGTAGAGTTTTGATAACTCGACTTTGACCTACAAAAGAAAGACCTTGCTGAGAATCAGTACCAATCATTACAGCTTCTATGAATGGTTCTGAGATTTCAGACTCAGCAATCCATTCTACAATAAAATTAGCACCAGAGCCGCCTGTTGTATCATTTCTAGTCACAAAAAAGTCTGTTGAAGCTAATTGATTCAGTTGAATAGGTGATTCTAAATATTCTTTAACTAAATTCCCTTCTGAGTCATAATAACGTACAGAAGTAATAATCAGCGGTTGATTTAAGTCTGTATTGCGGATACTGAGAGTAACGGAAAGAGGAAAAATACTCTGACGATTTTGATGATAAATATGAGAATAGACGGGGACATAAATAGTTTGTCCCATAACTATCTGAGTATTTTCATCAACGGTTACTTGTTGTTGTGGAGGAGAGATAACCGTCTGAGGTTGTGAGTTAACAGCTGTCTCTGTTGAGTTACAAGATACCAGCAAAATTAAGGCAATAATTACTAAAAAATTAGCAGAGAATCTGATCATATCTAACCTTTAAAACCTTTCCTAAATAGCGAATACCCTCTGGAGTGATCTCAAAAGGACAGGGTAAGATCATTAAACCACGTTGTTGGGCTTGTTGTAACAGTTGAGCATAAGTGCGATCGCATTGTACAGCGGGAGCAAATTCGCTACAATCATTACGATTAACAAAATAAAACATTACCGCTTTAGCTGTAGGTAACAGTGACATTAACTCTTGGAGGTGTTTTT
The window above is part of the Gloeocapsa sp. DLM2.Bin57 genome. Proteins encoded here:
- a CDS encoding permease; the encoded protein is MSQLRDAFTIFLSLLVEAFPFLLLGVILSSLLLSFINEEQLIKIMPRNPILGSLAGSIFGFVFPVCECGNVPVARRFLLQGLPTSVAIGFLLAAPTLNPIVIWSTWIVFRDQPEIIWLRLLFSWLIATIIACVFSVQKDSRPMLHHLLAKRMKIRSNYTRSSVKGKRANSPLLKGGNFLVGESGKVEKLDQGLLRKKSTPNLIFGFLENINQELRELGGVLVIGSAIAAAIQVFVPRDFILNLGQDTITSILAMMLLAAVVSICSTVDSFFALSFAGTFTSSSLLAFLVFGPMIDLKAVGLMLSVFKPRVIFYLFALAGQLTFILTLTYGYFF
- a CDS encoding DUF3124 domain-containing protein gives rise to the protein MRFSANFLVIIALILLVSCNSTETAVNSQPQTVISPPQQQVTVDENTQIVMGQTIYVPVYSHIYHQNRQSIFPLSVTLSIRNTDLNQPLIITSVRYYDSEGNLVKEYLESPIQLNQLASTDFFVTRNDTTGGSGANFIVEWIAESEISEPFIEAVMIGTDSQQGLSFVGQSRVIKTLP
- the hypA gene encoding hydrogenase maturation nickel metallochaperone HypA; translation: MHEISLMEETLTIILETAQKENAVKIHRLNMRIGAVSGVVPEALQFAFDVTTQGTIAADAQLNIELVPTLCHCTECNRKFAPIDIIYQCECGSLNNKIIQGKEIEIVSLEIS